The Candidatus Methylomirabilota bacterium genome includes a window with the following:
- a CDS encoding YebC/PmpR family DNA-binding transcriptional regulator, producing the protein MSGHSKWAGIKHKKAKVDAQRGRLFTRLIREVTVAARIGGGDPAGNPRLRDAIDKAKGGNMPQDNIIRAIKKGTGELEGVTYEECVYEGYGPGGVAVMVEAVTDTRNRTTAEVRKIFSRLGGNLGEAGCVGWMFDKKGLIQVTANRVDEEQLLAVALEAGAEDVRSEEQTFEVVIAPKDFGSVKTALEQAAFPIEHAEITMVPQSTIRVEGKTAEQVLRLVDGLEEQDDVQQVYANFDIPEQIMAALSA; encoded by the coding sequence ATGTCAGGACATTCCAAATGGGCAGGAATCAAGCATAAAAAGGCAAAGGTCGATGCCCAGCGGGGGCGGCTCTTCACCAGGCTGATCCGCGAGGTCACGGTGGCGGCCCGGATCGGCGGTGGGGATCCGGCGGGAAACCCTCGTCTGCGTGATGCCATCGACAAGGCCAAAGGCGGCAACATGCCCCAGGACAATATCATCCGGGCCATCAAGAAGGGGACTGGGGAACTGGAAGGGGTCACTTACGAGGAGTGCGTCTACGAAGGGTACGGCCCCGGGGGAGTGGCGGTGATGGTGGAGGCGGTCACCGACACCAGGAACCGGACGACGGCAGAGGTGCGAAAGATCTTCTCTCGCCTTGGTGGGAACCTGGGCGAGGCAGGGTGTGTTGGCTGGATGTTCGACAAGAAAGGGTTGATCCAGGTCACGGCGAACCGGGTAGACGAAGAGCAGCTTTTGGCAGTGGCCCTCGAGGCAGGCGCGGAGGATGTGCGGAGCGAGGAGCAGACGTTCGAGGTCGTCATCGCCCCCAAGGATTTTGGATCGGTAAAAACCGCGTTGGAGCAGGCGGCCTTCCCCATCGAACATGCCGAGATCACCATGGTGCCTCAATCCACCATCCGGGTCGAGGGCAAGACGGCCGAGCAGGTGCTCCGTCTCGTGGACGGACTTGAAGAGCAAGACGATGTGCAGCAGGTCTATGCCAATTTCGATATTCCCGAACAGATCATGGCGGCGCTTTCGGCCTAG
- the ruvC gene encoding crossover junction endodeoxyribonuclease RuvC, whose product MSIGRVLREQAPNGLRVMGIDPGMAATGYGVVEVRNGSLISIDHGVITTSPRQAFPQRLHTIHQTLQTIIGQHQPGCGVLEGIFFSKNVKTALQLGHTRGAAVLAVVEAGLTVFEYSPLEVKSAVTGFGKASKPQVQRMVASLLGLSSGLPATDAADALAVAICHIHGVVLHTRIARV is encoded by the coding sequence GTGAGCATCGGACGGGTACTTAGGGAGCAGGCACCCAACGGATTGCGGGTGATGGGGATCGATCCCGGGATGGCCGCCACCGGTTATGGCGTGGTGGAGGTCCGAAACGGTTCTCTCATCTCCATCGATCATGGCGTGATCACCACCTCGCCCCGTCAGGCCTTTCCCCAGAGACTCCACACAATCCACCAGACTCTCCAGACGATCATTGGGCAGCATCAGCCCGGATGTGGGGTCCTGGAGGGCATTTTTTTTTCCAAGAATGTCAAGACCGCGCTACAGCTCGGACATACCAGGGGTGCAGCCGTGTTAGCCGTGGTGGAGGCCGGCCTGACGGTCTTTGAGTATAGTCCGCTAGAGGTGAAAAGTGCGGTGACCGGCTTTGGAAAAGCGTCGAAGCCGCAGGTCCAACGGATGGTGGCCTCCCTCCTCGGACTCTCGTCGGGGCTCCCTGCCACCGATGCGGCGGATGCCTTGGCGGTGGCCATCTGTCATATCCATGGGGTGGTCCTTCACACGCGGATCGCGAGGGTGTAG